The Mycolicibacterium monacense genome contains the following window.
CCAGCCAGCCCATCGTGCCGCTCATGGCGGGCGCCGCATCCTCGGCGCCGGCCACCGGCCAGGGCAGCGCGTCGCGGTCGACCTTCCCCGACGTGCGGGTGGGCAGTTCGTCGACCAGGACCAGGCGCGGGACCAGTGCCGCGGGCAGCGCCTCGGCGAGTGCGGCGCGGGCCGCGGCCAGGTCGAACGACGGATCCGCGCTGGCCACGTAGCCCACCAGCAGCGGTGTCCCGCTGGAGGTGCGGCGCGCCGCGGCCGCGCCGCCGCTCACCCCGGGCAGGTGCACCAGCGCCGCATCGACCTCGCCGAGTTCGATGCGCCGACCGCCGACCTTCACCTGATCGTCGGCCCGTCCCATGAAGTAGAGACCCTCGGCCTCCAACCGCACCAGGTCGCCGCTGCGGTACGCGCGGTCCCAGCCGAGAGTCGGCATCGGGGCGTACTTCTCGGCGTCTTTCTCCGGGTCGAGGTAGCGGGCCAGCCCGACCCCGCCGATCACCAGTTCGCCGACCTCGCCGAAGGGCACCGGCGCACCGTCCTTGTCGACGACCGCCAGATCCCAGCCGGGCAGTGGCAGGCCGATGCTCACCGGCGACCTGCCGTCGAGCCGGGCTGCGCACGCCACCACCGTCGCCTCGGTCGGACCGTAGGTGTTCCAGACCTCCCGTCCCTCGACCGCGAGCCGTTCGGCCAGATCCGGGGGGCAGGCCTCCCCGCCGAAGATCAGCAGCCGGACCGCTTCGAGCGCCTCGGCAGGCCACAGCGCCGCGAGCGTCGGCACCGTCGAGACGACGGTGATGTCGCGGGACACCAGCCACGGCCCCAGATCCATACCGCTGCGCACGAGCGAGCGCGGTGCGGGCACCAGGCAGGCGCCGTGCCGCCACGCCAGCCACATCTCCTCACACGAGGCGTCGAACGCGACCGACAATCCGGCGAGCACCCGGTCACCGGGGCCCAGCGGATTGTCGGTGAGGAACATCTTGGCCTCGGCGTCGACGAAGGCGGCGGCGCTGCGGTGGGTGACGGCCACGCCCTTGGGGACGCCGGTGGAGCCGGAGGTGAAGATGATCCACGCGTCGTCGCGGCTGAGCGGCGCGACCGCGCGCCACCCGCGCGACGATCCGGGCCCGCGGACCAGGCCCCGCTCTGTGATGACGGCGACCACGTTCGCCTCGGTGAACACCAGTTGTGCGCGCTCGTCGGGATCGTCGGCGTCGACGGGGACGTAGGCGGCGCCGGTGGCCAGGGTGGACAGGATCGCGACGTACAGCGCGTAGGTGCCAGACGGCATCCGGATGCCGACGCGGTCACCCCGCCCGATTCCGCGGGCGGCCAGCCACTCGACGCTGTCCTCGATGTCGGCGATCAACTCGGCGTAGGTCAGCTGGACGGTGCCGTCGTCGATGGCGGGAGCGTCGGGATGGCGGGCGGCGGTCTCGTGGAGGATGTCGACGAGGGTGCGTGGCGCGGCGGCGAACGTGGACTGGAGGTACTGGTGGGGGAGGCCGGCGCCGGGAACCGCTGCTGTCACCACTTCAAACTACTAAGCAGCCCGCCGGACGGACCCCGCGGCGCGAGCGGTGGGGGGTGACAATTGCATCAAGGCGGGTACCCACCGAGAATTCGCTTCAACGGACCCCGATTGGCCCGGCCGGCACCGGCCGGGCACAATTCTCATCCGGAGGGGAGTATTCCTTCGCCGCGGTGTCGTCATTACGTCGTCCGTCATCGGACGACCGGTGCTGCGGGCCGACGCGTCGGGCGTCGGCGGAAGAGACCTCCGGCGTGTTAGACGACCGGAGGTATATCGAGTGAACGTTTCCGCCCTGGAGTGGGGCATCACCATCGCGGTCACAGTGGCGGTGCTGCTGTTCGACGTGGTGGCCATCGCGCGGCGTCCCCACGAGCCGTCGATGAAGGAATGCTCGATCGCGCTGTCGGTCTACGTATCGCTGGCCATCGCGTTCGGGGTCTGGGTGTGGGTGTTCCACGGCGGCGACTACGGCCTGGAGTTCTTCGCCGGTTGGCTCACCGAGTACAGCCTGTCGGTCGACAACCTGTTCATCTTCATCATCATCATGGCCAGCTTCAACGTGCCGAGAAAGTATCAGCAGGAAGCGCTGATGGTCGGCATCATCCTGGCCCTGATCTTCCGCGGCATCTTCATCGCGCTCGGCGCGGTGGCGATCAACCAGTTCTCCTGGGTGTTCTACATTTTCGGGCTGTTCCTGGTGTACACCGCCTGGAATCTCGCCAGGGACACCGACCATGAGGACGACGGCGACAACGCCGTGGTCAAGTTCGCCCGCAACCACCTGACGCTCACCGACAAGTGGGACGGTCTGAAGCTGTGGATCAAACAGGACGGCAAGCGGCTGATGACGCCGA
Protein-coding sequences here:
- a CDS encoding TerC family protein, which codes for MNVSALEWGITIAVTVAVLLFDVVAIARRPHEPSMKECSIALSVYVSLAIAFGVWVWVFHGGDYGLEFFAGWLTEYSLSVDNLFIFIIIMASFNVPRKYQQEALMVGIILALIFRGIFIALGAVAINQFSWVFYIFGLFLVYTAWNLARDTDHEDDGDNAVVKFARNHLTLTDKWDGLKLWIKQDGKRLMTPMFLVIVALGTTDLIFALDSIPAIFGLTQEPYLVFTANVFALMGLRQLFFLLGGLLKRLVYLSQGLAFILLFIGVKLFLHALHENELPFINGGEHVKVPEIPTLLSLAVIVVTLVITTVLSLMKTRRQSTDEITEVDPKAEDKIEDDGEKSFDSR